A window of Rosa rugosa chromosome 7, drRosRugo1.1, whole genome shotgun sequence genomic DNA:
ATGAACCATATACACATAGATCTTCTATGTATATCGATGTGGCGGAAAAATGGAacttttttggattttttttctcaaattaGTAAAATGGGGGAAAtcgtacaattttttttttaaatattattgAGTGTCATAACTTAGACAATGTCCTGAAAATCATGCATAGCACGaaaaaatttgaataaaaaCGTAATGATTAACAAAAACCACATCGTCTgaggaacaaaaatgaaggttGGATTCGATTGAACCCAACTAGACGACTAGCTAATTGCTAATACGAGGTTGAAGGACCCAAGTGGTGTTGGTAGGTGTAAAATTGAGTTAAAATTATACAGTGACCGGAAAAACTTCGTAATTACAGTTTTCAGTCGAAATAGGATTTACCTTTGTAACTGTTATATAGTACTGACGCCTGACGGATCAGATTCAGATATACTTCACAAATTTCTGCAATTACATCTGCAATAAATTCAGGCTTTTGCTAAAGACAGTTCCCACCAGCTTATGCAACATGTATATTTAATTTTAGCACCAATTATCAGTCCAACACGAGAGCTACGTCCAGCAAAATATGACCCTTGTAACTCAAAAACAAGACTTCTATCATGGTTATGGCAGCAAAACACGAACAAAAACAAGGTAAGTGCATGAGCTAAGGACCCAACATATGCACAATGCAATACAGCAAAGAAACTCAATGGGAAAAAACGACTAGTCGATGTCAGCAATTCTCTCGTTCTCAATTCCCAAATTTCTTCTGTCAGTGTTGATCGTAATCTCTTTCCTCTGCCCAGTAGTCATGTCCTCTGCTGAGACACGCAGGATACCACTTGCATCAATATTAAAGCAAAGATTGAACTTAGGAACATTCTTGGGAGCCAGAGGAATGTTGCAGAGGCTAACTTCGCCCACAAAGTAATTTTCTTTGACTATTCTGCTCTCACCCTCATATATGGGGAATACGACCGACTCTTGGTTGTCATATATAGTAGTTATAATTTTGCTCTTCATCACAGGTATTCTAGTGTTCTTTGGAATCAAAACATTCATGTATTTCTCAAGCGTATCAAGTGTGCGACTCTCCAACCCGAGTGACAGAGGGGTGACATCCAAGAGAGCGAAGTCTTGAAGTTTCCGATCTTGATGGCCTTTCAAAACTGCAGCTTGAACCGCAGCTCCATAGGCGATTGCCTCATCTGGATTAATTCCCTTGCACAGCTCCTTCCCTTTGAAGACATCTTTTAATAGTTCTTGCACTTTAGGAATTCTAGAAGAGCCACCCGCAAGAACAACATCATGGACATTGCTTATCTTCATTTTAGCATCGCTTAAACACTTTCTCACAGGGTCCATGCACTTGTTGAACAAGTCTTTGTTGAGTTGTTCAAACTTGGCTCGAGTGATACTTGTATAGAAATCCAAACAATCAATTTCAATGTCAACTATGGAAGCAAATGAAAGTCTCCTCTTTGCCTTCTCACATTCATTTCTTAACCTCCTAAGAGCTCTAAAGTTTCCAGTGATGTCTAGATTGTGCTTTTTCTTGAATTCCTCAACACAATAGCTCACCATTCTGTTATCAAGATCTTCACCTCCAAGGTGAGTGTCTCCAGCTGTAGCCTTCACTTCGAATATACCATCACCTATTGTAAGCAATGACACATCTAGTGTACCACCGCCGAAATCAAATATCATAACATTTCTCTTGCTATACCAGCCGCCCTTTCTGTCAAGTCCATAAGCAATGGCTGCTGCAGTTGGTTCGTTGATGATACGCATCACGTTTAGGCCA
This region includes:
- the LOC133720417 gene encoding heat shock 70 kDa protein 4-like isoform X2, which produces MIVVTHKGEEKQFAAEEISSMVLEKMREIAEAYLGSPVKNAVITVPAYFNNSQRQATNDAAVTAGLNVMRIINEPTAAAIAYGLDRKGGWYSKRNVMIFDFGGGTLDVSLLTIGDGIFEVKATAGDTHLGGEDLDNRMVSYCVEEFKKKHNLDITGNFRALRRLRNECEKAKRRLSFASIVDIEIDCLDFYTSITRAKFEQLNKDLFNKCMDPVRKCLSDAKMKISNVHDVVLAGGSSRIPKVQELLKDVFKGKELCKGINPDEAIAYGAAVQAAVLKGHQDRKLQDFALLDVTPLSLGLESRTLDTLEKYMNVLIPKNTRIPVMKSKIITTIYDNQESVVFPIYEGESRIVKENYFVGEVSLCNIPLAPKNVPKFNLCFNIDASGILRVSAEDMTTGQRKEITINTDRRNLGIENERIADID
- the LOC133720417 gene encoding heat shock 70 kDa protein 4-like isoform X1, which gives rise to MGGGGEGHAIGIDLGTTYSCVAVWEHEHVEIIVNDQGNRTTPSYVAFTDSELFVGDAAFNQIIKNPTNSIFDAKRLIGRRYSDASVQNDIKLWPFKVIEGPAEKPMIVVTHKGEEKQFAAEEISSMVLEKMREIAEAYLGSPVKNAVITVPAYFNNSQRQATNDAAVTAGLNVMRIINEPTAAAIAYGLDRKGGWYSKRNVMIFDFGGGTLDVSLLTIGDGIFEVKATAGDTHLGGEDLDNRMVSYCVEEFKKKHNLDITGNFRALRRLRNECEKAKRRLSFASIVDIEIDCLDFYTSITRAKFEQLNKDLFNKCMDPVRKCLSDAKMKISNVHDVVLAGGSSRIPKVQELLKDVFKGKELCKGINPDEAIAYGAAVQAAVLKGHQDRKLQDFALLDVTPLSLGLESRTLDTLEKYMNVLIPKNTRIPVMKSKIITTIYDNQESVVFPIYEGESRIVKENYFVGEVSLCNIPLAPKNVPKFNLCFNIDASGILRVSAEDMTTGQRKEITINTDRRNLGIENERIADID